One part of the Thermococcus sp. Bubb.Bath genome encodes these proteins:
- a CDS encoding potassium channel family protein, with the protein MEEWDEVEVPDNVKEIFVEMKNTAELMVDLAYSAVLFREKEMAEEVLELEEYLDLLNYNLTVRAVLSARNLRDAERITSILQMGHSIDEISNAAADLAKMVIEEKLHPLINEVILESEETIGKAIVSPESVLVGKTLEELDLPTNTGVWVIAIRRGKRWLFDPDEDTGIMPGDILIGRGTRTALDYLKELARGVLKVMPNG; encoded by the coding sequence ATGGAGGAATGGGACGAGGTTGAGGTTCCCGATAACGTCAAGGAGATTTTTGTTGAGATGAAGAACACCGCGGAGCTGATGGTCGATTTAGCCTATTCGGCGGTGCTCTTCAGAGAGAAGGAGATGGCGGAGGAGGTTCTTGAGCTGGAGGAGTACCTTGACCTCCTAAACTACAACCTGACAGTCAGGGCGGTTCTCTCCGCCAGGAACCTCCGCGACGCGGAAAGGATAACGTCAATCCTTCAGATGGGGCACTCCATAGATGAGATATCGAACGCGGCGGCGGATTTGGCCAAGATGGTTATAGAGGAGAAGCTCCACCCGCTCATAAACGAGGTCATCCTGGAAAGCGAGGAGACGATAGGCAAAGCCATTGTATCTCCCGAGTCTGTTCTCGTAGGAAAAACCCTTGAGGAGCTTGATTTGCCGACCAACACAGGGGTGTGGGTTATAGCCATAAGGCGTGGTAAGAGGTGGCTCTTTGACCCGGACGAGGACACGGGGATAATGCCGGGGGACATACTCATAGGAAGGGGCACGAGGACGGCCCTCGACTACCTCAAGGAGCTCGCAAGGGGAGTCCTGAAGGTGATGCCGAATGGATGA
- a CDS encoding potassium channel family protein, translating to MDEFERIRGCLVEMKDLSALMIDLAFSSVMYNSKEIAEEVYLLEERMDDLTLEVKKLTLRAAKKEEDPESLLSIMDLADINERISDAAYGVSDIILHDIEPHPIIQEIMEDTDEELGRVTVRPGSVLHGKTLKQLKLPSKIGTRILAIKRGTRYIYNPGKDDVVQEGDVLIAVGSDLDKLRKLAGEEVEEED from the coding sequence ATGGATGAGTTCGAGAGAATCAGGGGCTGTCTGGTTGAGATGAAGGACCTCTCTGCCCTCATGATTGACCTGGCGTTTTCCTCAGTCATGTACAACAGCAAGGAGATAGCAGAAGAGGTCTACCTCCTTGAGGAAAGGATGGACGACCTGACACTTGAGGTTAAAAAGCTCACCCTTCGCGCTGCAAAGAAGGAGGAAGACCCGGAGAGCCTTCTCAGTATAATGGACCTCGCGGACATCAACGAGCGCATCAGCGATGCAGCCTACGGAGTCTCAGACATAATCCTCCACGACATCGAGCCGCACCCCATAATCCAGGAGATAATGGAGGACACGGATGAGGAGCTCGGAAGAGTAACCGTCAGGCCGGGTTCGGTTCTGCACGGCAAGACCCTCAAACAGCTTAAACTCCCGAGCAAGATAGGGACGAGGATTTTGGCCATAAAGCGTGGAACCCGCTACATCTACAACCCTGGCAAGGATGATGTAGTGCAGGAAGGTGACGTTCTCATAGCCGTCGGCTCTGACCTTGATAAGCTCAGAAAACTTGCTGGAGAAGAAGTAGAGGAAGAGGACTGA
- a CDS encoding aldehyde ferredoxin oxidoreductase family protein, which translates to MYGYQNKIARVNLTTGKVAYEKLPDEVISRFIGGKGLGYYIIYKEVPPGTEPLSPANKLAFAAGGLTGLVPGSSKVIAVSKSPETRLISDSSGGDAFGPKLKGNFDALIIEGKSEEPVYLYIHDGKVEIKDASHLWGKGNYEVAKELWKEYPTASMAMVGPAGERLIRIADIIYDTERASGRGGLGAVLGSKKVKAVVVEPSEKPKVANPEEFQRLWQEYYNEFATNPKYEHTRTYGTSDALRSSASIGMSPAYNFSRPYIPDELASKLGGDEVKKYEVEPEWFVHGKSCPIKCARYVEVEYKGRKFRVKPEYESIAMLGAATGVFDFPAVAYFIHLVNDYGMDSIATGATIGWLFEMAERGLIGEDEIGFPVKGFGDAEAEERLIKLMAERKGIGAILADGVKRACERLGRGCEFAVHVKGMESPAWDPRGRRTYGLSYATADVGASHLRGWPRPHQLPNQGPAKELVPSLIEGRDESYITDMLGTCKFVPYKMEDLAKLYSLATGEEWTVEELRRRAWAVESIARIHNALDWVTPPLDDTIPPRWWEPEPDGPAKGNAAFINYNDFLEARREFYRLRGWHEELGVPLPETMEELGLPEFKGDAERALETIKKRMGL; encoded by the coding sequence ATGTACGGCTACCAGAACAAGATAGCGCGCGTGAACCTGACAACGGGAAAGGTTGCCTACGAGAAGCTTCCTGACGAGGTGATAAGTAGGTTCATCGGCGGAAAGGGCCTCGGCTATTACATCATCTATAAGGAGGTTCCGCCGGGGACTGAGCCTCTCAGTCCAGCCAATAAGCTCGCCTTCGCGGCAGGGGGGTTAACTGGCCTCGTTCCGGGTTCGAGTAAGGTCATAGCCGTCAGCAAGAGCCCTGAAACGCGGCTCATCAGCGACTCAAGTGGCGGTGACGCCTTCGGGCCGAAGCTCAAAGGGAACTTCGACGCGCTCATAATTGAAGGGAAGAGCGAAGAACCTGTTTACCTCTACATCCACGACGGAAAGGTCGAGATTAAGGATGCGAGCCATCTCTGGGGCAAGGGCAACTACGAGGTAGCCAAAGAACTCTGGAAGGAATATCCCACGGCGAGCATGGCAATGGTCGGCCCCGCCGGCGAGAGGCTCATCAGGATAGCGGACATTATTTATGATACCGAGAGGGCCAGCGGAAGGGGGGGCCTTGGTGCAGTACTCGGGAGCAAGAAGGTCAAAGCGGTAGTAGTTGAGCCCAGCGAGAAGCCCAAGGTGGCAAACCCCGAGGAGTTCCAGAGGCTCTGGCAGGAGTACTACAACGAGTTCGCCACCAACCCCAAGTACGAGCACACTAGGACTTATGGGACGAGCGACGCCCTCAGAAGTTCTGCCTCGATAGGAATGAGCCCTGCATACAACTTCTCAAGGCCCTACATCCCGGATGAACTGGCAAGCAAACTCGGCGGAGATGAGGTCAAGAAGTACGAGGTCGAGCCGGAGTGGTTCGTTCACGGAAAGAGCTGCCCGATAAAGTGCGCCCGCTACGTTGAAGTGGAATACAAGGGCAGAAAATTCCGCGTCAAGCCCGAATACGAGAGTATAGCCATGCTCGGAGCCGCAACAGGCGTCTTCGACTTCCCGGCAGTGGCATACTTCATTCACCTCGTCAACGACTACGGAATGGACAGCATAGCCACCGGAGCGACGATCGGCTGGCTCTTCGAGATGGCGGAGCGCGGTTTAATCGGCGAGGACGAGATTGGCTTCCCTGTGAAGGGCTTCGGCGATGCCGAGGCTGAAGAGAGGCTCATAAAGCTGATGGCCGAGCGGAAGGGCATAGGGGCAATCCTTGCCGACGGGGTCAAGCGCGCCTGCGAGCGCCTGGGCAGAGGTTGCGAGTTCGCCGTTCACGTCAAGGGCATGGAGAGCCCGGCCTGGGACCCGCGTGGAAGGAGAACATACGGACTGAGCTACGCCACCGCTGATGTAGGCGCCTCCCACCTCCGCGGCTGGCCGAGGCCACACCAGCTCCCGAACCAGGGGCCTGCGAAGGAGCTCGTGCCTTCGCTTATTGAAGGAAGGGACGAGAGCTATATCACCGACATGCTTGGAACATGTAAATTTGTACCCTATAAGATGGAAGACCTGGCTAAACTCTACTCGCTCGCCACAGGCGAGGAGTGGACCGTTGAAGAGCTAAGGAGGAGAGCCTGGGCCGTTGAGAGCATAGCGAGGATACACAACGCCCTCGACTGGGTGACACCGCCGCTTGACGACACGATTCCACCGCGCTGGTGGGAGCCCGAGCCGGACGGGCCGGCGAAAGGCAACGCCGCCTTCATAAACTACAACGACTTCCTCGAAGCGAGAAGGGAGTTCTACAGACTGAGGGGCTGGCATGAGGAGCTTGGTGTCCCGCTACCTGAGACGATGGAGGAGCTCGGCCTTCCAGAGTTCAAGGGGGATGCAGAAAGGGCGCTTGAGACAATTAAGAAGAGGATGGGGCTTTAA
- a CDS encoding aldo/keto reductase has protein sequence MKRVRVFDDLKRIGDDRITAIGMGTWGIGGYETADYSKDRESVEALRYGLELGINLIDTAEFYGSGHSEELVGEAIKEFEREDIFIISKVWPTHFGYEEAKKAARVSAKRLGTHIDLYLLHWPGDSWEKIKETLHALEELVDEGLIRYIGVSNFDLELLKRSQEEMRKYEIVANEVKYSLRDRWPETTGLLDYMKREGIALIAYTPLEKGTLARNECLAEIGKKYGKSAAQVALNYLILEENVITIPKAGSKTHLDENFGSMGWRLLKEDREEARRCV, from the coding sequence ATGAAGAGGGTTAGAGTTTTTGACGACCTTAAGAGGATAGGCGATGACAGGATTACGGCCATCGGCATGGGCACCTGGGGAATAGGAGGCTATGAAACCGCCGACTATTCAAAGGACAGGGAGAGTGTCGAGGCTCTGAGATATGGCCTTGAGCTCGGTATCAACCTCATAGACACTGCTGAGTTCTACGGCTCCGGCCACTCGGAGGAGCTCGTTGGAGAGGCGATAAAGGAGTTTGAGCGAGAGGATATATTCATTATCAGCAAAGTGTGGCCGACACACTTCGGCTACGAGGAGGCAAAGAAGGCCGCGAGGGTGAGTGCAAAGAGGCTGGGAACTCACATAGACCTCTACCTTCTCCACTGGCCCGGCGATAGCTGGGAAAAGATCAAGGAGACGCTCCATGCGCTGGAAGAGCTGGTTGATGAGGGGCTCATTAGGTACATCGGCGTCAGCAACTTCGACCTTGAGCTCCTCAAGAGAAGCCAGGAGGAGATGAGAAAGTACGAGATAGTTGCCAATGAGGTCAAATACTCCCTCAGGGACCGCTGGCCCGAAACTACCGGCCTGCTCGACTACATGAAGCGCGAGGGGATTGCGCTGATAGCGTACACCCCGCTTGAGAAGGGAACCCTCGCGAGAAACGAATGCCTCGCGGAGATCGGGAAGAAGTACGGAAAGAGCGCCGCCCAGGTTGCGCTCAACTACCTCATCTTGGAGGAGAACGTGATAACGATCCCTAAGGCGGGAAGCAAGACCCATCTGGATGAGAACTTCGGTTCCATGGGGTGGAGGCTCTTAAAGGAGGATAGAGAAGAGGCGAGGAGGTGTGTCTGA
- a CDS encoding MBL fold metallo-hydrolase → MVREVLPGIYRIFDTFVNAYLIDRGEYLVAVDTGIDTTCEKILEVARELGKPLKAIVLTHGHLDHTGSLRCLKEKAGAIIAAHEDEEGFIFEKTGLRPDIKLKDGDTFEGLKVFHKPGHTTGSICLLDEATKSLFVGDLVIERGGQLEEVPHQYSLDPEMNRRRITELLEIDFENLLPAHGEPLIGNGKDKLRGLVERMGI, encoded by the coding sequence ATGGTTCGGGAAGTCCTCCCCGGGATATACCGGATTTTTGATACATTCGTGAACGCCTACCTCATCGACCGTGGAGAGTATCTCGTAGCCGTCGATACGGGGATAGACACTACCTGCGAGAAAATTCTTGAGGTCGCTAGAGAGCTCGGAAAGCCGTTGAAGGCCATCGTTTTGACACACGGCCACCTCGACCACACGGGATCACTGAGATGCCTGAAAGAGAAGGCCGGCGCGATAATAGCGGCCCATGAAGACGAAGAAGGTTTTATCTTCGAAAAGACAGGGTTGAGGCCGGATATCAAGCTGAAGGACGGGGATACCTTTGAGGGCCTCAAGGTATTCCACAAGCCCGGACACACAACTGGGAGCATCTGCCTGCTCGATGAAGCAACAAAGAGCCTCTTCGTTGGCGACCTCGTTATTGAGCGTGGAGGACAGCTTGAAGAGGTTCCGCATCAGTACTCGCTCGACCCTGAGATGAACAGGAGAAGGATAACCGAACTTTTGGAGATAGATTTCGAGAATCTCCTTCCGGCGCACGGGGAACCTTTGATCGGGAACGGGAAGGATAAGCTGAGAGGGCTCGTTGAGAGAATGGGAATTTAG
- a CDS encoding 2,3-bisphosphoglycerate-independent phosphoglycerate mutase yields the protein MKQRKGLLIILDGLGDRPIKEFGGKTPLEYANIPNMDRLARMGILGQQDPIKPGQPAGSDTAHLSIFGYDPYKVYRGRGYLEAMGIGLDLSEEDLAFRVNFATIENGIITDRRAGRISTEEAHELAKAIQENVKFPVEFIFAGATGHRAVLVLKGMAKGYRVGENDPHEAGKPPHRFTWEDEESKKVAEILEEFVQKAHEVLERHPINEKRRKEGKPVANYLLIRGAGTYPDIPMKFTEQWKVKAGAVIAVSLVKGVAKAIGFDVYTPKGATGEYNTDAMAKAKKTVELLKDYDFVFLHFKPTDAAGHDSNPKLKAEMIEKADRMIGYILEHIDLEDVVIAITGDHSTPCEVMNHSGDPVPLLITGGGVRPDQTESFGERECMRGGIGRIKGHDIVPIMMDLMNRSEKFGA from the coding sequence ATGAAGCAGAGGAAGGGGCTTCTGATAATCCTCGACGGTCTCGGCGACAGGCCGATCAAAGAGTTCGGCGGAAAGACCCCGCTGGAGTATGCGAACATTCCGAACATGGACAGGCTCGCCAGGATGGGAATCCTCGGCCAGCAGGACCCGATAAAGCCCGGCCAGCCGGCAGGGAGCGATACTGCCCACCTCAGCATCTTCGGCTACGACCCTTACAAGGTCTACCGCGGCAGGGGCTACCTTGAGGCCATGGGCATCGGCCTCGATCTGAGCGAGGAGGATTTAGCGTTCCGCGTCAACTTCGCCACCATCGAGAACGGAATCATAACCGACAGGCGCGCGGGCAGGATAAGCACGGAAGAAGCTCATGAGCTTGCCAAAGCTATCCAGGAGAACGTCAAGTTCCCTGTGGAGTTCATCTTCGCTGGTGCGACCGGCCACAGGGCCGTCCTCGTCCTCAAGGGCATGGCAAAGGGCTACCGCGTCGGGGAGAACGATCCACATGAAGCTGGAAAGCCGCCCCACAGGTTCACCTGGGAGGACGAGGAGAGCAAGAAAGTAGCAGAAATCCTTGAGGAGTTCGTCCAGAAGGCCCATGAAGTCCTTGAGAGGCACCCGATCAACGAGAAGCGCAGGAAGGAAGGAAAGCCCGTTGCCAACTACCTCCTCATCCGCGGTGCCGGAACATATCCAGACATACCGATGAAGTTCACCGAGCAGTGGAAGGTCAAGGCCGGGGCAGTTATAGCGGTCTCGCTCGTCAAGGGTGTTGCCAAGGCGATAGGCTTTGACGTTTACACCCCAAAGGGGGCAACCGGCGAGTACAACACCGACGCTATGGCCAAGGCAAAGAAGACCGTCGAACTGCTCAAGGACTACGACTTCGTGTTCCTCCACTTCAAGCCGACGGATGCAGCCGGCCACGACAGCAACCCGAAGCTCAAGGCCGAGATGATAGAGAAGGCCGACAGGATGATAGGCTACATCCTTGAGCACATCGACCTTGAGGATGTCGTCATAGCGATAACCGGCGACCACAGCACTCCCTGTGAGGTCATGAATCACAGCGGCGACCCGGTTCCGCTCCTCATAACGGGCGGTGGAGTAAGACCCGACCAGACCGAGAGCTTCGGTGAGAGGGAGTGCATGCGCGGCGGAATAGGCAGGATAAAGGGCCACGACATAGTGCCCATAATGATGGATCTTATGAACAGGAGCGAGAAATTTGGGGCTTGA
- a CDS encoding calcium/sodium antiporter, with protein MGVLVWSLSIVFGIILLVIFGDRLSDKIVEVAGKAGVSPLIISLVVISLATTLPEITTSTMASLTGAEGIALGNALGSIFANIALVLGLASVIKPLKAGSAAYENSLVMLGSLGFLMLLSVDGSLSRLDGALLLTAYALYLRWLYKKHFVVGVKGEEKHHVRAMPQDYALLLIYGGLMVIGARLVVYGGRNIAEALGVAEYVIGATIVAVGTSLPEMTNAIYGALRERGSISVGNIIGANIMNALVVLGLASLIRPIPTGASTLTIILVLMAMLPMIWELKRSGGLDRKIGVYFLVLYAVYLVLLFSGTEL; from the coding sequence GTGGGGGTGCTGGTGTGGAGCCTTTCAATAGTCTTTGGGATAATCCTTCTGGTCATCTTCGGTGACAGACTGTCGGATAAAATCGTAGAAGTGGCGGGAAAGGCCGGTGTTTCCCCTCTGATAATAAGTCTCGTCGTTATAAGCCTCGCAACGACCCTACCAGAGATAACGACGAGCACTATGGCCAGCCTGACGGGAGCTGAAGGAATAGCTTTAGGAAACGCCCTTGGGAGCATCTTCGCCAACATTGCACTGGTCCTCGGTCTTGCCTCAGTTATAAAACCCCTAAAAGCAGGAAGCGCTGCCTACGAGAACTCCCTCGTCATGTTAGGTTCCCTCGGCTTCCTGATGCTTTTGTCGGTTGACGGCTCACTCTCCCGCTTGGATGGTGCCCTTCTTCTCACCGCCTACGCCCTCTACCTGAGATGGCTTTATAAAAAACACTTTGTGGTGGGAGTGAAGGGGGAGGAGAAGCACCACGTCAGAGCAATGCCGCAGGATTACGCCCTTCTCTTGATCTACGGGGGCTTGATGGTCATTGGGGCGAGACTCGTCGTTTACGGTGGCAGGAACATTGCCGAGGCCCTTGGTGTGGCGGAGTATGTTATAGGTGCCACCATAGTCGCCGTCGGCACCTCCCTTCCTGAGATGACCAATGCTATCTATGGAGCCCTGAGGGAGCGCGGAAGCATAAGCGTCGGTAACATCATAGGGGCCAACATCATGAACGCCCTTGTGGTTCTGGGGCTGGCGTCGCTGATACGTCCGATCCCCACGGGAGCCTCAACTCTTACGATAATCCTCGTTCTCATGGCGATGCTGCCGATGATTTGGGAACTCAAAAGGTCAGGGGGCCTTGATAGGAAAATAGGGGTTTACTTTTTGGTCCTATACGCGGTTTATCTGGTTTTGCTGTTTTCGGGAACCGAACTTTGA
- a CDS encoding CBS domain-containing protein — protein sequence MVGILVQEVMTDRFQKIDVDAPLSEAIGILEKEDPDLILVFDGNLYKGVLTQDLIVRSHLKWDPTKAKVRDVYKPAPVLKPDEDLSRAAKLMLEVDLRSLPVGESKAEIMGVVSDIVLLERVARGAFGKEKVSGYMTRDVITLSPDDTVANALATMRDNAISRIPIVSEGGKLEGLVTLHDLIIRFLKPRFKAQYGEVAGEKIPPFSMPLRDIMIRGVITVSPDTTVREAVSILKENNIDGLVVVNENGKVVGILTVKDLLLPISKMTEKEARFYLQLAGDAHVLSDFSRERIISDVRRFIDGYEDLLGQEGVIYLYIRRFKEKFRGVHLYQARMRIVTDRGVFVATGETWGAIQAVHDALRAIERQLLQKVELEKDVRYAKRFIEKLEF from the coding sequence ATGGTCGGAATTCTCGTGCAGGAAGTTATGACCGACAGGTTCCAGAAGATAGACGTCGACGCCCCGCTTTCTGAGGCGATAGGAATACTGGAGAAGGAAGACCCGGACCTGATTCTGGTTTTTGATGGGAACCTGTACAAAGGTGTCCTGACGCAGGACCTGATAGTCCGCTCCCACCTCAAGTGGGACCCGACTAAGGCCAAGGTTAGGGATGTCTACAAGCCCGCCCCGGTTTTGAAGCCCGATGAGGACCTCAGCAGGGCGGCCAAACTGATGCTTGAGGTTGACCTCCGCTCTCTCCCGGTTGGTGAATCCAAGGCGGAAATCATGGGTGTTGTAAGTGATATCGTCCTCCTCGAAAGGGTTGCCCGGGGGGCCTTTGGTAAGGAGAAGGTAAGCGGGTACATGACGAGGGACGTTATAACCCTGAGCCCTGACGACACGGTTGCCAACGCACTGGCCACGATGCGCGACAACGCTATCTCTAGGATACCCATAGTGAGCGAGGGGGGCAAACTTGAAGGACTCGTCACGCTTCACGACCTCATAATCCGCTTCCTTAAGCCCCGCTTCAAGGCTCAGTATGGTGAGGTGGCTGGTGAGAAGATACCGCCCTTTAGCATGCCCCTTAGAGATATCATGATACGCGGTGTCATAACCGTTTCCCCGGACACAACGGTTAGAGAGGCAGTCAGCATCCTTAAGGAGAACAACATAGACGGCCTCGTTGTCGTCAATGAGAACGGTAAGGTTGTTGGCATACTGACCGTCAAAGACCTTCTGCTCCCGATATCAAAGATGACAGAGAAAGAGGCCCGCTTCTACCTCCAGCTGGCCGGTGATGCCCACGTACTAAGCGACTTCAGCAGGGAGAGGATAATAAGCGACGTTAGGCGCTTCATAGACGGCTACGAGGACCTTCTTGGTCAGGAGGGGGTAATCTACCTCTACATCAGGCGCTTTAAGGAGAAGTTCAGGGGAGTGCACCTCTACCAGGCCAGGATGAGAATCGTCACGGATAGGGGAGTGTTCGTGGCAACGGGTGAGACATGGGGAGCAATTCAGGCAGTCCACGACGCCCTCAGGGCGATAGAGAGGCAGCTGCTACAGAAGGTGGAGCTCGAAAAGGACGTCCGCTACGCAAAGAGGTTTATAGAGAAGCTTGAATTCTGA
- the map gene encoding type II methionyl aminopeptidase: protein MDEVEALIKAGEIARQVKKEVAPMIKPGAKLYDIAEFVEKRIVELGGKPAFPCNLSINEQAAHYTPYKGDETVLKEGDYLKLDLGVHVDGYIADTALTFRVGMEPDDLMEAVKEALDNAIATVRAGARIRDIGKAIEDTIRGKGFNPIVNLSGHKIERYKLHAGISIPNVYRQADTYELKEGDVFAIEPFGTTGAGQVTEVPPALIFMYVRDRPVRNVHARRLLIRIKNEYKTLPFAYRWLQGFLTEGQLKLALSQLERAGAIYAYPILREVRGGMVAQFEHTMIVEKDGALVTT, encoded by the coding sequence ATGGACGAAGTAGAGGCACTCATAAAAGCCGGTGAAATCGCCAGGCAGGTCAAGAAGGAAGTAGCCCCGATGATAAAGCCCGGGGCAAAGCTCTATGACATAGCGGAGTTTGTAGAGAAGAGGATCGTTGAACTCGGTGGGAAACCAGCATTTCCGTGTAATCTCTCGATAAACGAGCAGGCCGCCCACTACACCCCCTACAAAGGCGATGAGACCGTCCTGAAGGAAGGGGACTACCTCAAGCTCGACCTCGGTGTTCACGTTGATGGGTATATAGCCGATACCGCCCTCACCTTCCGCGTTGGCATGGAGCCCGACGACCTCATGGAGGCGGTTAAAGAGGCCCTTGACAACGCCATAGCAACGGTTAGGGCCGGTGCAAGGATCAGGGACATAGGGAAGGCGATAGAGGATACCATCCGTGGAAAGGGCTTTAATCCGATAGTGAACCTCAGCGGCCATAAGATAGAGCGCTACAAGCTCCACGCGGGGATAAGTATCCCTAACGTCTACCGCCAGGCGGACACCTACGAGCTGAAGGAGGGGGATGTCTTCGCCATAGAGCCCTTTGGAACCACTGGGGCAGGTCAGGTGACGGAAGTTCCGCCGGCGCTGATATTCATGTACGTCCGCGACAGGCCAGTCAGGAACGTTCACGCGAGGAGGCTTCTCATAAGGATTAAGAACGAGTACAAGACCCTCCCCTTCGCCTACCGCTGGCTCCAGGGGTTCTTGACGGAGGGACAGCTTAAACTCGCCCTTTCACAGCTTGAGCGGGCTGGAGCGATATACGCATATCCCATCTTGAGAGAAGTGCGCGGAGGAATGGTGGCACAGTTTGAGCACACGATGATAGTCGAGAAGGACGGGGCACTCGTGACAACCTGA
- a CDS encoding TrkH family potassium uptake protein produces MFEFSKYVNLAEDLFVVRNLIGAILEGVGVAYLIPVLLVWFHPDEVRYVYYFAVPGFLSILLGAWMSRHQGKIEDVNLRQAMISAAFIWLFASFVSVVPFMRIAGMSFIDSYFESMSAWTGTGLTMMSHLESYPRILLFWRAWMQWLGGIGIVLVALTVLIRPGVAAARLYKAEARSERILPNLANTARVIFEIYLILTLLGTYLYYINGMSLFDALTHAMTGLGTGGMSTHDESIGYFHSMSIDAITIFLMIMGAVNFTVHYRMFKEKSLRPFFEDVQVRYMFLFVVPAIAIIAYDLVQHGDTLGDAIIQAVFHAVSAISCTGFDISNLANYPELSKFVLGLLMVIGGGAGSTAGGIKLIRFTLMYESLKWTVQQSLLPKGAVIKRKVGNYVFTSEDVQEVTGFTITYLAFLLVGTLYIMLRLNVPLVDAFFETASAQGNVGLSVGITSPTLPVDVKTLLIILMWVGRLEIFSILVFIVSVLAMFRKLGR; encoded by the coding sequence ATGTTCGAGTTCAGTAAGTACGTGAACTTGGCGGAAGACCTCTTCGTAGTCAGGAATCTAATCGGGGCCATCCTTGAGGGCGTTGGAGTAGCGTACCTGATTCCAGTTCTGCTCGTGTGGTTCCATCCTGATGAGGTCCGCTACGTTTACTACTTCGCGGTGCCCGGCTTCCTCAGCATCCTCCTCGGGGCCTGGATGTCACGTCATCAGGGGAAGATCGAGGACGTTAACCTCCGACAGGCCATGATATCCGCGGCGTTCATCTGGCTGTTCGCTTCCTTCGTGAGCGTCGTCCCGTTCATGAGGATAGCGGGGATGAGCTTCATCGACTCATACTTTGAGAGCATGAGCGCCTGGACTGGAACAGGGCTCACGATGATGAGCCACCTGGAGAGCTATCCAAGGATACTGCTCTTCTGGCGCGCGTGGATGCAGTGGCTGGGAGGAATAGGCATCGTTTTGGTGGCCCTCACTGTCCTCATAAGGCCAGGTGTCGCTGCCGCCAGGCTGTACAAGGCCGAGGCTAGGAGCGAGAGGATCCTTCCAAACCTCGCAAACACCGCGAGGGTTATATTTGAGATATACCTAATCCTAACTCTCCTCGGTACGTATCTGTATTACATAAACGGCATGAGCCTCTTCGATGCACTCACGCATGCGATGACCGGCCTTGGAACTGGCGGTATGAGCACCCACGATGAGAGTATAGGGTACTTCCATAGCATGAGCATAGATGCCATAACGATATTCCTGATGATAATGGGTGCCGTCAACTTTACCGTCCATTACAGGATGTTCAAGGAAAAGAGCCTCAGACCGTTCTTCGAAGACGTTCAGGTCAGGTACATGTTCCTGTTTGTAGTCCCCGCAATAGCAATAATAGCCTACGACCTCGTCCAGCACGGGGACACGCTTGGAGATGCAATAATACAGGCGGTCTTTCACGCCGTCTCAGCTATAAGCTGTACCGGATTTGACATATCAAACCTCGCGAACTATCCGGAGCTCTCAAAGTTCGTCCTCGGCCTTCTGATGGTCATAGGAGGTGGCGCGGGGAGCACTGCCGGCGGTATAAAGCTCATCCGCTTTACGTTGATGTACGAGAGCCTTAAGTGGACGGTTCAGCAGTCCCTCCTCCCAAAGGGAGCGGTAATAAAGAGGAAAGTCGGGAACTATGTCTTCACCTCCGAGGACGTCCAAGAGGTAACAGGGTTTACAATAACATACCTCGCTTTCCTTCTGGTCGGCACACTGTACATCATGCTCCGCTTGAACGTTCCCCTCGTTGATGCATTCTTTGAAACGGCCTCCGCCCAGGGTAACGTTGGGCTCAGCGTTGGAATAACCTCCCCTACCCTGCCGGTAGACGTTAAAACCCTCCTGATAATCCTCATGTGGGTTGGGAGGTTGGAGATATTCTCAATCCTGGTTTTCATCGTCAGCGTGCTCGCCATGTTCCGAAAGCTCGGAAGGTGA